GTGCAGATGGCGCATGCCTACTGCCCCGCGCCGGTCTGCGCACCGTCGCGCGCGTCGCTCATGCTCGGTGTCACACAGGGCCACGCCAACGTCCGCGACAACCAGTTCGACAAGGCCCTCGAAGACAACCACACCCTGGCCAGCGTCTTGGGCGAGGCCGGCTACGCGACGGCCGCGTTCGGCAAGTGGGGCCTACAGGGCAACGCCGGGCCAAACATCGAGAACGGCTTTGTTGCACACCCGATGAACCGCGGGTTCGACTATTTCCTGGGCTACATGCGCCATCGTGACGGGCATCGGCATTACCCACTCGAAGACGGCAAAGAGCTATACGACGGCGACACCAACATCGCCGACCAACTCGCGCTGTGCTATACGACCGACCTGTTCACCGCGCGGTCAAAGAAGTGGATCGTCGACCATGTCGAGGCGACGCCGGGCGAGCCGTTCTTCGTCTACCTCGCTTACGACACACCGCACGCGATCCTGCAGAACCCGCCCTGCGCCTACCCCGACGGCGGCGGGCTCGATGGCGGGGCGCAGTGGCTCGGCGAGCCGGGGACGATGATCAACACCGCGACGGGCGACTACGACGCCTGGGTCCACCCCGACTACACCGATCAAGACTGGCCCGAGCAGTACATCCGCTACGCCAACGGGGTCCGCCGGATCGACGATTCGGTCGGCGACATCCTCCGACTGCTCGAAGACCTCGACATCGATGACAACACGCTGGTCATCTTTACCACCGACAATGGGCCCAGCGCCGAATCCTACCTGCAAGGCAAGCCGTACAGCCCGGAGTTTTTCCATAGCTACGGCCCCTTCGACGGCATCAAGCGTGACCTGTGGGAAGGCGGCATCCGCACCGGCGCGATCGCGCAATGGGCCGGGACGATACCCGCAGGCACCGTAAGCGCAACGCCGTTGACATTTGCAGATTTTCTCGCGACTTTTACCGATGCGGCTGGCGTCCCGGTGCCCGCGCGTAGTGATGGCGTGTCCCTGCTACCGGCTATGACCGCGCATGGTGAGCAGGCCCCTGCGAACATCTACATCGAGTATGCGAATAACGGCCGGACACCGGGCTACCGTGATTTCGAAAGCTCGCACGCCGGGCGGCGTCGGGCGCAGATGCAGGCGATCCGCCTCGGCGACCATGTCGGCGTACGCTACAACATTCAGTCGCACGACGACCCCTTCGAGATTTACCACATCGTCGACGATCCCAAGCAGACGACCGACCTCGCGGGTCGGCCGAACATGGTTGCGTTACAACAACTGATGCATGACGAAGTACTGCGCCGCCGTGTGCCCAATGCCTCGGCCACGCGCCCCTACGACGACGTCCCGATCCCCGCGGTCGCCCCCCGCGAAACAGAACCCGGCCTGAATCTGCAGATCTATCGGCGTACGGTCAGCTACGTACCCCGCGTCGAGAACACCGACCCGATCCACGGGCATCACACCGCCCAGCCCGAGTTGATTGAGACCCGAAGAAATGCCACGCAGTGTTTCACGGGCTACCTCGTCGTCCCCGAAACCGGCGCCTACACACTGCGGCTTTCAACGCCCGGTCGTGCGATCCTCCGCCTGCATCATGCGACATGGATCGACGCCGACCGCCCGTTCGTAGCGGGGCAGGCCTATGAGGTTACGGTCCGACTGGAGCAGGGCCTGCATCCGATCCAGTTGTCTCTCAACACCGCGCGTGGTACAGATACCAACGGCTTTGCGTTGAGTTGGTCTGGGCCGGGCTTCGACATGAAGCCTATCGAGCCCGAGGCATGGGCACGTTAGGCCGATCGTCTTCGCCGCACCAACACCAGGCCCGCGAGGGTGACAAGCGCCAGCGTGCCGGGCTCGGGGATCTGGCCGAAGACGACATAGACCTGGCCTGCGCCGTTGATGCCGTTGGGGTCGGCGTTGGGCGACGAGATCACGAAGTCGTCGATGCCGTCCCCGTTGAGGTCGCCGGTGGCGGCGAGCGATGCGCCCAGGGAGTCCAAAGGCATTGCGCCGTCCAAGATGATGCCATTCGTGCCGTCGAGCGACATCGCCTCGAGTGTGCCGATGCTGTTGAGTGATTCACCGCCGTAGATGACGTAGGCCTGCCCGGCCGCGCCGTTGGCGCGGCCAAAGCCGACGACGAGGTCGTCGATCCCGTCGCCGTTGAAGTCGCCGGCTGCGGAACCCATCACCTCGCTGCCCGGGGAAGTGACGGCGCTGTCTGCGCCGTGTTCGATCACGAAGCCGGATTCGTCGGTGAACTGACGGACCCCGATGCCGCTGGCGACGGCTTCGGCCACGGAAAGCCCGGCCCGACCAAAGACCACGTAGCTCTCTGAGGCGCGTGTGTCAGCGTCCTGGTTCGCGAGAAGGGTGCTGATGAACAGGTCGTCGACGCCGTCGTTGTTCAGGTCGCCCGCATTGCTGACGGATCGGCCCAGGCCGTCGCCGGTGGCTTCGCCCAGGAGCACAAACCCGTCTTCGCCCTCGAACGAGTCGCGTGTGAGGACACCCGTCCCGCCGGAAGCCGCGCCGCCCATGACGATGTACGCGCTGCCCAGCGATGGTGCGCCGTTCGAGACGCGGGCGGTGTTCGACCCGCCGACGACGAGATCGGGCAAGCCGTCGGCGTTAAGGTCGCCTGCGGACGATACGGAAACGCCGAGGTTGCCGTTCTGGTGGACCCCTTCGACACGAAAGCCGTTGGTGCCGTCGAGGGACTCCATGTCGAACTGGCCGTTGAGTAGCGGGAACGATGCACTACCGTAGACGACAAAGGCGGCACCGGCCGAAGGTTCGTTGTTGATATCAAACCGCGGCGCGCCCAGCACGAAGTCGTCGAGGCCGTCGTCGTTGAAGTCGCCCAGCCCCGCGGCCGAAAGCCCCAGGGAGGTTTGGGAGAGCGACATGATGAAGCCGTTGTTGCCGTTGACCTCGGCGGCGACGATCGAGCCCGACGCACCGATGGTCGCGCTGCCGTAGATGAGGTAGGCGGTGCTGGCGTTGGGGTTGGCGACGATGATGTCGTCGAAGCCGTCCCCGTTGACATCGCCCGCGCCGGCGACGGTCTCGCCCAGGCGCTGGCTGGCACCCTTGCGGTTGCCGTCGATCGCGAAGCCGTTGGTACCGTCGAGCGCGCTGAAGCTGCTCAGGTGTAGGTCGGCGATATCGGTGCGGCCGAAGACGACGTAGGCCTGCCCGACCGTCGCGCCGTGGCTGGCCTGTTCGGCGAAAGGTGCGCCGACGATGAGGTCCATCATCCCGTCGCCATTGATGTCGCCCGCAGAACTCACCGATCTCCCTGCGTCGTCGGCGATACCGTTGCCGTTGAGCGTGAAGCCGTTAACACCGTCGAGGTCCGCGACGTTGAGCGATACGGGCTGGGCAACCGCGAGTCCCGAAACGAGCAGCGAGGTTGCCGCGGCGGATGTAGCTTTCCAAGCCATGATTCTTCTCTCCGGCAGGTTATGCGTTGATGCGGCCGGCAGCCCCGTGTCTGCCGTGGTCAATCCGCCCGTCAGGCAGGCAGATTCTACACACCCCGCTTGGCAAACCGAAGCGCGGGGTGGGCGGATTGTCTGCGTGTTTGCTGCGTTCAGCGTTGCGAGGTTCGCAGTCATTCGCAGCGATGACAAACTGGATAAGGAATGTATGCCCTCACTGGGTTTTCTATGGTCCCCATCACCGTAACCCGCTAAACTGATACCGAAGACCGCCCGGCCATGTGTAGGGCAGGCGATCTATCCGATTTTCTAACGACTCCGGAGGGTCATGATGTCGCGACCTCGTGTTTTGGCCAAGCCGCATCTGGCGCTGCTGTTGTACTGTCTCCCCGCCGTGCCCGCCTTGTCCGCGACACAGACGTGGGACTTGCCCGGCGGAGGAGACTGGTTCGAGCCGCTGAACTGGGACGCCCAGACCCCCGATGCGGTCGGCGAAGTCGCGGCCTTCGACGCGGGGCTGAGCGAAGCATCCGCAGCGATCTCGCTTGGCGGCCAACAGGCGACGCTCGGCGAGATCGACCACGGCAGCGGTGCCCAGCTCGCGCTGCTCAACGGCGTGTTGGCATTCGATGTCGTCGGCGTCGGCGGTACGGCACAGATCACGACATCGGCGGGGGGCGGGGACCTGTCCATTCTGACATTGGCATCGTTCTTAGACGATGACCTGCGTGTTTCGGCGGGTACGGGGACGTCGGTCTTTTGGGACGGGCTGATCACGGCGGGTTCGCAAGGGCTGGTCGCCGACGGCGCGGGGGCGTTGTGGCTGCGCGGTGACAACGCGGGCTGGGCGGGGCCGTTCACCGCGCTCGGCGGCGAGGTCTATCTCACCCACAGCCAGGCGCTGGGTGATGCGGATACGTCCATCATTGATGGCGCTTCGGTCTATCTGCGCGCGGGCTCGGGCGAGGCCTTCGATGTGCAGTCGGGCACGTTGTGGCTGGACACCGGGGCGGGCACACACACCGGCGGCGTGACGCTCTCGGGGGGGGCGCTTGCGTCGGCGCTGGGCGGCCAACTCGAAGGCGGGCTGGTGCTGTCGTCTGCCGCGGGCTCGACGGTCGGCGTGGACGCGGGGCAGACCCTTGTTCTCTCGGGCGGCGTGAGCGGCACGGGCGAGCTGACGTTCGACTCCGCAGGGACACTACGTCTTGAGTCCATCGGCGTATCGCATACCGGCGCACTTGTTATTCAGGGCGGCGTGGTCGAACTGATGGTCAACGCGACGCACACCGGCTCAACAACGATCGCGGACGGCTCGTTAATTCTCAGCGGTGACGGTTCGCTCGCGGCGAGTGGCGGGCTCGTGACGGTCCAGACGGGCGGGCTACTCGGCATCGAACAGGGGGCGGGCGGTGATGCGCTATTGCATGATGTCGCGGTGCAGGGCGTCGTGCTTCAGGGCGGTACGCTCATGATAGCGGACGACTTCGACCCGGCCGACCTGCTGAACGCCGTGTCGACCGGCGGATCGTTGGTGCTTGAGCACGTCGTCGGCTATACGGCCGGGGGCAGCAACACGCTCGACCTCAACGCCCCCACGGGCGGCGGGCCGATCACCCTAGGCGCGTCGGGGTTTTCGTCGCTCGATGCCGGTCTCAACCTGATCCCCAATACCGCCGACCGGACCCTGCGCTTCGGGGCCGGGCCCGGGCTGCTGCAGGTCGGCGTCGTGTTGTCGGATGGGGCGGGTTCGGCGGTACATGTCGCCCATCAAGGCCCGGGTACGACGCGGCTCACCGCGGCCAACACCTACACCGGCGACACGCTCGTCACGCAGGGTGTCCTCCACGTCGCAAGCGCAGCAGGCCTGGGCACGCTCGACGGCGATACGTTCGTCAGCGGCACGGGCCGACTCGACCTCGATGTGGCGGTCGACGAGACGCTGCACCTCAGCGACGGCGCGGCGGTGCGCCTGCTCACGGCCGGGGACTACGGCAACGCGATCCATGTCGATAGCGGCGTGGTCATGACGACCGGCGCGGGCCTGACGCAGGTCAGCGGCCTGATCGATGTCGCGACGTCGATCGAGTTCCAAGAGCTCTCAGACAGCGGCAGCACGCTGATCAGCGGCACCCTCAGCGGCCCGGGCGACGTCACCTACAACGGCGGCCAGTTCACCCTCGGCAGCGCCGCCACCTACACCGGCCAGACCGTTTTCACCGGGCTCTCTGCGATCGATGTGGACCACGCCGACGCGTTGGGCAGCGCCGCGGCTGGCACCGTGTTGCGCGGTGCCGTCGTCCATCTCAACGCCCCATCGTCCGAGCCCTTCCGCGTCGAGACGGGCACGCTCTATCTCGATCTGTTCGGCGTGGACTACACCAACCCGGTCACGCTCGCGGGCGGCACGCTCCGGGCGGGAGATGCGTTCACTTTCGGCACCGTCGAACTCAGCGGCGGGATCACGATGGACGGCAACGCGACCCTGCAAGCCGAGGACCCCCTCACGCTCTCGGGCGCGCTGACCGGCACGGGCGACCTGACCATCTTCGGCATCGGCGAAGTCTCCCTGACCGGCGGCGCAGACCTCAACGGCCAAATCATCCTCGACGGCAGCCCCGGCCTCATTATCCAGAGCCCCGTCACGACGCGCTTTATGCGGGTGCTGCGCGGCGGGCTAATCATCGAAGACGACCTGACGGTGACCAACCTGCTTTCGCTCCAGAATGCGACCTTCGACTGGCGCGGCGGCGAACTCGAACTCGAACATTTCGATGTGTTCCCGACCGTCAATCCATTCCTGCTCGGCACCGACGTCGATATCACCGCCCTGCTCGACGGCTCCCTGACGGGTGCGCCGCTCAACCTCATCGGCGGGAGTAGCGAGAACAACTTCCCGTACTTCGAGGTCACCCGCGGCGCGACCGTGCGGCAGACCGGCGACGACATCGGCGTGGGTGGTGCGGGGGGCCAAATCCTGGTCGGAAACACGGACGGCCCGGGAACACTCCGACTCGAAGGCGGCTCGCTCACCACGATGATCGTGAACGTACGCAGTGCCGGCAGCGTCATCGAAATCGCGGGCGGCACGCTCGACGCCATCGTCTCACTCGCAGACCAGCCCGGCTCTGCCGCCACTCTCCGAATCACGAGCGGCCTGCTCGACACCTCACAGGTCGTCGTCGGCAATGGCGGGACGGCGCTCGTCGAGCACAGCGGCGGCGCGGCCGACATCTTCAACCTCCAGTTCGGTGCGGGCGCTGGACCCGGCGGCGTGTATGAGCTCTCAGGCACCGGCACACTTGATGTCAACAACCTCTGGTTCCACGACGGGGCGGCAGGCACCCTCCGCATCAATGGCGGGACGATGACACTCGCCAACGAACTAAACGAACCTTACGAAGGCCCCGGCATCGCGCGCGCATCGAAGTTAACGGCGGCGCGTTCAACGCCGGGCAGGTCATCGTCAGGGGATTGGGCTTCAGTCAGATGGCCTACACCCAGACCGGCGGCACCGCGAACTTTGCGCAGGGGCTCAACGTCGGCGGTAATGGCATTTTCCAGTTTACAGGCGGCACACTCAATGTCGGCGTCCTCGAGGTCGACAGCCAGCCAGACACGGTCACACAGACCGGCGGCGACATCGTCGCCGACGAGTTCTACCTCAATGGCAACTCCACCTTCGACGACCTGCGCTACGAGTTCTCCGGCGGCAGCATCACCGTCAACGAACGCTTCCAACTCGCCGGGCTCTTTTCGCCCCCGGTCCCTTCGTCCCTGAGCTTTGTCCAGACCGGCGGCACTGTGACGGCCCCCGACGAGCTGGTCCTTGTCACCGCGCGCTACGAACTCATCAACGGTTCGCTGGACACTGGTTCCGGCCTCGGGCTCAACACCGCCACCTTCGGCGACGAGGACGACAACCGCGCGGAGTTTCTCCAGACCGGCGGGGTCGCCACCTTCGACGAGTTGCGGCTGCTCAACGCGCTGGTCGAAATCAGCGCGGGGACGATGAACCTTAGCACGCTGGACATCACCGCCGACGGACCCAATGTGATGACACGGTTTGAGCAGACCGGCGGGGATGTCAGCGTCGTGGGGCTGCTCGACCTGGGCACCTCCCGCAGCGACAATGTCGATGCCCGCTATGCCCTGAGCGCCGGCAACCTGACCGCCGGGTCGGCACAGGTCGGTGGGGATGTAAGCCGCCAACTGGGCAACGTCGAACAAACCGGCGGCACCGCGACCTTCGGCCTGCTGACGATCGGCACCGAGGGACTTTACGAACTCACCGGCGGGACGCTCGCCATCCAGGCCGGGCTGGTCAACAAGGGGACGCTTGACCTTCAGCACTCGGCCGCCACAGTCCGGGCCGAAAGCGGCATCATCGACCTCGCGACCCAGCCCCTGCTCCGCGCGACCCACGCGAATATCGTCGGGCTCGCCGGGGCCGTCATCTCCCTGCCCGCCGGGTTCGACACCGCGACGGGCTTTGGCAGCTTCAACAATGCCGGCGTCACCCACTTCCAGGGCGACACCCTCTTCATCCCTGTGGGCCCGGCGCTCGTCGCCAGCGGCGACTTCCACGACCACATCGAGACCCGCGCCGACATCACCGCAGCATCCTTCGGTGTGTTCAACCCCCGCGGCGGGCTACGCATGATCGGCGGCGTCGATGTCGATCTCGGCGAAACCGGCCAGCTGCAAATCCAGAACACACTGTCCGGCATGGACGGCGGATCGATCACGTCGCAGTCGATGTATGTCGGCACCTTCAGCACCAACGGGCCCCACGCCCGCTTCGAGATGGACGGCGGGGTCATCGACCTTGGGGCCGACGGCGACAGTGGGTTCCTTGATGTCGTCTCGCGCGTCGGCACGCAGTCCACGTTCATCATGCACGCCGGTCAGATCACCGTGCATGACGACGATGGCGACGCACGCGTTGCGTTTGCCTCCTTCGGCGGCACGACACATACCGAAATGCACGGCGGGTCTATCACGGCGGAGGGCGGATCCTTCGGGGTCGGTACAAACGACAACGGCGGGACTTCGCGTTTCATTATGACCGGCGGCACGGTCCTCGCCGAGGACGGCAGCTTCAGCGAGGGTGCCGACGTCGATCTCCAGGGCGGTACGCTCACCTACACCCGATTTGTCCGCATCCGTCGATCTGACGATAGCCCCACCGACTTCTCTGTCTCCGGCGGCACGTTTATATCGCCGACAGTGTTCCTTAACACGCATCAGACTGCCCAACTCAATAGCTTCAATGTCACCGACGGGCTTGTACAAGTCGGGCGGTTCGATATCAACACGACCCGCGTCACCGTCTCTGGCGGCAGGCTCGAAGCCGAGGACCTGACGGTTACTGCCCCCAATTTCGCGGGCGGCGGCTTCTACAATGCCGAGTACCATCAGACCGGCGGGGTCACCGCAGCCAGCAATCAAATCCTCCTCGGCGACGGGGGCAACGGCCGCGCGCTCCTCCGGCTCTCTGGCGGCGACTTCGAGGCACCGACCATCACACTCTCCGACCGCGGCGCACCGACCACTGTCGAATTCCTCTCGTCTGGCGTCCGAATGCGGGCGACCGATCGGTTGATCTTTGGCGAGGGTGTGATCCTCTCCGCTATCGAAGGGGCGGCGATCCACCTCGATACCGCTTCGCTGGAAATGCACAGCACCTCGCCCACGAACATGAGCGGCCTGGAAAAACTCACGCTCCTTGTGGAAGGCAACCTCGACATCGAGGTCGGCGGGCAGGACCTGGGCGCGACCCTCGCCGGGTTCGACAACAACTTCGCGCTGCGCGAACTCGTCCTCGGTGACGACCAGGTCGGCCTGGCCCGCATCGTCGATGAGACCGACAACGCGCTCTCCGACACGCAGGACGAAGCGCTCTACGTCGACCGCCTCGTGCTGGGCGCGGGCTCGGGGCTCAACCTCAACGGGCTCAATGTCTACTACCACCAGTTCATCGACCTCGGCGGGCTGGTCCTCACCGACGGCGGGGCGTTGATCCATGTCCCGCTCAACGTGCTGGGCGACCTCTCGGGCGACGACTACGTCGGCGCGGCCGACCTCGACATTCTCCTCGCGAACTGGGGCGACAGCGTGACGCCCGGCGACCTCGCGGTGGGCGACGTCTCGGGCGACGGGTTCGTGGATCAAGACGACCTCGACATCGTTAGCGCGCAGTGGGGTCAGGGGATCGCGCCGCAGGGCACGGTGCCCGAGCCGGCGACCGGGCTGGCGCTGGTTGCCGGCGTCCTCCTGCTGAGCCGCCGACGCCGACACGCCGGGGCCTAGTGACCGGCCGCACCGATCCGAGTTTCAAGCCAAGCAAGACCAACCCCCAACCCACGGCGGTAGAAGGAAAGATCGATGACGAACCGATTCAAGACACGGGTGCTACTCGCCGCTGCGCTGCTCGTACCCGCCGGGCTCGCGCGGGGCCAGATCACACAGATCCAGGCCGACTGGGTTAGCGCGACTGACGGCGACTGGAACGACCCGGCCAACTGGTCCTCCGTCGATTACCCCGACAACGCGGGGTTCAACTTCTACGACGTGCTGTTCGACGCGGCCGGCTCGCCCTACACCGCGACGCTGAACAACCTCAATGTCGATGTCGATTCGCTCACCCTCGACAGCACTGACGCCACGCTCCGGCTCTCCGGCGGCGCGATCCTCGACGCCAACACCATCGACCTGCGTAACGGCACGCTCGAGATCACCTTCGGCACGATCGAGGACGCGACGATCACCGCCACCGGGGGCGTGATCCAAAACCCCGACCAGATCGCGTACTTCGAGGACGTGACCCTCGCCTCCGACCTCCAGATCATGGGGCGATCGCTCTACATCACCAACGCCATCACGCTCGCCAACGACGCGGTCATCGACCTCTCTCGCGCGGCGGGCGCCTCCTTCAGCAATCTCACCTTCGAAGGCACCGACCCCCGGATTTTTGGAAGCGGCACGCTTCGTTTCCATGACAATTTCACGATGTGGGTCGATACCGGCAATCGCGGCTTCATCGAGCCCGATGTCACGCTCCTGGGCCAAGGCGGCACGCTCTACTTTGGCAGTACCAACCCCAACACCGAATCGGGCCGGTGGGTTAACCGCGGCACGATCCGTCTGATGGGCAACGGTGCCGACCTGTTTATCTCAGACGGCGCAGACTCCTTCCGCAACACCGGCCTGATCGAGGGCTTCAACGACGCGACCCTCCATCTGCAAAGCCAGTGGGACAACACCGGCACGATCCGGCTTCATGACACGGCGACGCTCAACCTCGGCGGCACGTTCGAGCTGAGCGACATGGGAACCATCGAGGCACTCGATAACGCGGCGGTCCTGCTCTCGGGCCACCTCACGATGCAGCCGGGCGAAGTCTTCGAGGTCGATGGCAGCATCCCCCGGCTTGACGTCCACAACGGTCGGTTCATCGGTGGCCGAGTCCGCGGTGTCGGTGGCAACACGTTTAATGAAGTCCTCAACATCGTGTTTGATAACACGACGCTCGAATCGATCGACATCCTGATCGAGAACAATGCGCGCATCTACAACGGATTGGTGCTCGACAACGCCGACCTCATCGCGGGGGACAACACGGCCAACGAGACCTTCCAGTTCTACAACGGTCAAACTATTTCCGGTACCGGCCGGCTGGTCGCGGGGGCCGACACGGAATTCGAATTCGCGGGGGGCGGGCATACCGTCTTTGGCAGCGGGATCACGCTCGACGCGACGGCCGGCTTCCTCGTGATCGGTGATTCCAACATGTCTTGGGAGAATCAGGGCACGATCCTGGTTGGCCCAAACAGGGCGGTGTCGCTTGCGGGCGTGTGGACCAATAACGGCACGGTCCATGTCGATGGCGGCACGATCCTGCTCGATGACGATTTCACTACTGCCGATATCGGCACGATCATCGCGACGGGTGACGCGACGGTCCGGTTGGCGGATGGCAGCGAGTGGGACAACACCGGTCAAATCACCGACCTGGCGACGCTGTTCCCCGGCATGCGCATCAACCTGGAAAAGGGCATCGTCACCGGCGGGACGTTGACCGCGTCTCAGCCGATCGAACTCCTCCCAATGCGGCTGCGTGATGTCACGCTCGACTTCGATTGGGACCCGGGTATCTATGCCCGAGAGACCACCATTCGCCGCGGCCTGACCATCACCGCAGGCCACACCATCACGCTGCATCACGGAAACGACCTCCGCTGGATCAATGAGGGGCCCTTCACCCTCAACGGCGAGGGCACGATCGAGAGCATCCCCAATGGCGGCGCGGTCGAACTCGGCGGGGAGGGCATGGTCATCGCGTCGGGCATCACGATCCGCAGCGGCACCGCTGCTGGTGCCGGGGGGAATCTCGAGCTCGACTTCCAGACCAACCACGGCACGCTCATCCAGCGGGCCACCACCTTCCGCATGATCTTCGAGGATACGGACGCGGTGAATCTCGGCACGATCCGTGCTCTGAGTGGGTCGGTCGAATCGACCGGCCTGGACAACCAGGGCCTGGCC
The sequence above is a segment of the Phycisphaeraceae bacterium D3-23 genome. Coding sequences within it:
- a CDS encoding FG-GAP-like repeat-containing protein, which produces MAWKATSAAATSLLVSGLAVAQPVSLNVADLDGVNGFTLNGNGIADDAGRSVSSAGDINGDGMMDLIVGAPFAEQASHGATVGQAYVVFGRTDIADLHLSSFSALDGTNGFAIDGNRKGASQRLGETVAGAGDVNGDGFDDIIVANPNASTAYLIYGSATIGASGSIVAAEVNGNNGFIMSLSQTSLGLSAAGLGDFNDDGLDDFVLGAPRFDINNEPSAGAAFVVYGSASFPLLNGQFDMESLDGTNGFRVEGVHQNGNLGVSVSSAGDLNADGLPDLVVGGSNTARVSNGAPSLGSAYIVMGGAASGGTGVLTRDSFEGEDGFVLLGEATGDGLGRSVSNAGDLNNDGVDDLFISTLLANQDADTRASESYVVFGRAGLSVAEAVASGIGVRQFTDESGFVIEHGADSAVTSPGSEVMGSAAGDFNGDGIDDLVVGFGRANGAAGQAYVIYGGESLNSIGTLEAMSLDGTNGIILDGAMPLDSLGASLAATGDLNGDGIDDFVISSPNADPNGINGAGQVYVVFGQIPEPGTLALVTLAGLVLVRRRRSA
- a CDS encoding sulfatase-like hydrolase/transferase → MRFLLSLLILTYTLCLGCLTAPAQAQDRPPNIILIFCDDLGYGDIGVFWQNDRALAGQPAHATPHIDRMAEQGVQMAHAYCPAPVCAPSRASLMLGVTQGHANVRDNQFDKALEDNHTLASVLGEAGYATAAFGKWGLQGNAGPNIENGFVAHPMNRGFDYFLGYMRHRDGHRHYPLEDGKELYDGDTNIADQLALCYTTDLFTARSKKWIVDHVEATPGEPFFVYLAYDTPHAILQNPPCAYPDGGGLDGGAQWLGEPGTMINTATGDYDAWVHPDYTDQDWPEQYIRYANGVRRIDDSVGDILRLLEDLDIDDNTLVIFTTDNGPSAESYLQGKPYSPEFFHSYGPFDGIKRDLWEGGIRTGAIAQWAGTIPAGTVSATPLTFADFLATFTDAAGVPVPARSDGVSLLPAMTAHGEQAPANIYIEYANNGRTPGYRDFESSHAGRRRAQMQAIRLGDHVGVRYNIQSHDDPFEIYHIVDDPKQTTDLAGRPNMVALQQLMHDEVLRRRVPNASATRPYDDVPIPAVAPRETEPGLNLQIYRRTVSYVPRVENTDPIHGHHTAQPELIETRRNATQCFTGYLVVPETGAYTLRLSTPGRAILRLHHATWIDADRPFVAGQAYEVTVRLEQGLHPIQLSLNTARGTDTNGFALSWSGPGFDMKPIEPEAWAR